ttattattattatttgagttGGCCTTTGATTATGTGCACTAGTTCCTTTTATGAAAACCTTCATTCATTGCATCTTCCTTTAGAACTTGCATTGttaaaaaaatgatgaaatgtttcAAAAGGTGATGAAATAGTCTCTGAGTTGGGAAAAGTTTTAGAATGGACAACGGAATATCAAGGTGATATGGGACCTTCGTTCATTGCATAATTTAAATACTTTTGCTCTACCTTTATGGTAGAAAGTAAGAAGTATTAGTCTTTGAAAACACTTTTAAGAAATTGTTCAAAACTTTCCAAAAGCTGCCCAAATGCgggttttcaaattttaatcgAATATAGATTGATTAACTTTCCTAAAGCAAGTTCTTCCTTAACTATTATTTGTTCCTAATATCTTCATTTTTTTGCACATTATTTTTTCAAACTCAAACTTATGACTATTTTGACTGAACCCATCATTTCATTTGATAGGTCGCGCCTACGTACCTCATTTTTTAGCATCAAGTCCATTTGTAGTTTAGATGAAATTAGAAATCTTTTTTTTCCCCCACAAGTCATGAAGTACTTAAAGATTTGAACTAAAGATAGAGAAAAATTGCACTTTTATTGATTTGAATGAATGCAATGCTGCTAGGTGGTCCTTTTGTGTGGCTTTTGCAAATGTGGAAAGGTTTCAAATATTAGCATAGGCAACGCCACTATTTCCCTATAGTTTCgtttattaattgattaattaatttgcTTCATTTAAAAACTGAAACTTTTATTAACTACAAGTTCAATGTCGTTAAGAAATACTCATGTATATAAGTTTTTTAataactttatttattatttctccCTCATGTACATaggattaaaatataaaaaatattttataagccTTGATGTAAGCTTTAAGGAATTGATAGTGAGAaagaaaattaatatatatatatatatatatatatatatatgtatatatcatacTGGCCTAACATGTCTAATCCAACTGGCACTTTAACTCCCTAATGCCTTTTAGTGAAGACAAGTGCCTCCActacaatttttaaaatgaaaagaatttcttggcaaattaaaattttatttctaaTAAAATACTTAGAATTTTCATATATCCTAGATCTAGAGCAAATTAATTATAATGAAATtgtatgaaatattttttttataactaaatTCTATTTAAAACAACTGTATATTAATTATGTCACATGTGAATTcatatgcattttaatttcatgtgttagaaatatatataagaaaattgtttcttatcaataaaaaaaatattatttcaatcttgaaatcaataaaaaaaaatggatcaatgaataaacaaataaaaaaatttcaggCAGCTATGCACTTATCCCGTATATACACTTGGTTTAAAACACTTGGTTTAAGTTTAAACCAGCGCAGAACACGATGACGTGGAGGGATCAAACAATGCGGGAAGCAGGTACTTCCTCCCATTCGCACCATGCGCGTTGTAGCTGGCACCCGCATTATCCAATAACAGGCTTCCGGCGTAACCCGGATATGCCCCTTTTCCGTAAATCCCCGAACAAGCGGAACCAGCCTCCAACGGAGCCCCGGTTACACCCTGGAAGTACCCATTTCCATATGGGTTTGTAGCAGTTGCTGCCAAAAGGCTAGCCAGGTTTATGACCATGCCGTCCAAACCGACGTCGTTGTTGGGCGATAACAAGGCCGGGGTTTGGGGTCCGTAGATGGGTTGGTGGAACGGCCAGGCGCACTGACCCGGGCATTGGGTCTCGGAGTTACCCACCCAAATGTAAGCAAATCTGGAGCTCTTGCCGTCTCGGGTCCTGGAGCTCTGGGACGATCCGTGTCTGCCGCAGCTGCTGGAGCAGAAGCCTTCAACCGCCACGTCGGAGGCCGTCAACACGACGTTAATGGCGTTCTTCTGCTCGCCCTTCGCTGCCAGTCGTTCGATCTGCTGAGTGGTGAGCGATTTCCCGACAGAGTAGGTCTCATCTAGTATTTGACCGCCGAGGGAGAGAGAAACCGAAGAGGGCTTCTTAGAATTAAGGAGGCGATAGTATTTCTGGACGGTATTCCACCAGGTGGAAACCGAGGGTTGGGCCTTGGGGGGTTGGGGAGATGAGAGGGAGGCGAGGAAATCGGAGACGATGGCACGCTGGGGAGGCTTGAAGTGGCCGTACCAGATGAGGTTGACGGAGAGTGGTCCGGTGAGGAGAGGACCGTTATGGTATCGGAAGGCAAGAGTAGGGTCTTGAGCCGACCCGGGGAGTTGTCTGGCGGCGGTGGTGAAATGAAGCAGAGAAACGAAGAGGAAGAGTTGGAGGAGGAAAAGGGTAGAAACGAAAGTAGCCATAATGATCGATGTGAAGGATTGGGTAATTACTTGATGTTTGAAGTGATGGGATGAAGAAGCAGGATGCACGTATATATATAGTATGGCATATGGGAATTGGGATTAGGATGAGGAGCGAGAGGCGTGGAGGGGAAACCAGTAAGAACGAGGGGAAACGCAGTTAGCAAACATTCGAGAGTGGGGGTCAAAGTAGTGCCAGCTCGACGTAGTGACACACTGACACTTGTGTGCGCGTCGGCTGTGCGTGTTTTGTTAATTAATGgttgaaagtttattttaataggatttaaaattgagaaaaactaaatattcaaAGTAGTGGTGTCCCAAGAGCCAACAGCATTTGAACAGCTAGAGTGCATAATAATAAATGGGTCAGAGATACAGTTAATGCaatattaatcaattaatatTAGCATAGAAATATTAATCCATTAATATAAGCATAGAAAGGTTACTCTTTCTGTAAAGTAACATTAATTAATCAATTCATTAATCTTcttcaattaaaaatataagcacTCATATAAGTTTTTCAGTAACTTTATTTCATGAGTTGACCATTAAAGTTTTCTTAGAGTTTGTGAATTGACACTAATTAAACTTAATCAAGTTAAAATTAGTTCATATTTTGCACAATAAGTAGAGATTTCTTAACTCATGTATATAGATAAGAgctgatttttcatttttctttttcaattattTCAGCTTCATATAGCTTAAAAAAAATACAGGTGTTCAAATCTTCTTCCTTGTAGATggaaaattaaatataaaaaaatattttaattgatttaattaaACTATATTCagtataatattataaattatatcCTTCAAAATAAACACACCCTTGGCATGACTCATGACTCTTGGTTGTTGTGGCTTGCTTTTGCATTTTAGAATGAATGAATCGTTTGTTTTGCCATTCAAAAATGCACCTCTCCAATTCCAAGTTTCATATTCTTTGTtcataaaattttagtatttacTGCTGATCTATTGATAAATAATCCAATACAACAAACCTTTTTTAAGCTACTTAATGGGTACCTATTTATGATTTGTTTATTAAACGgacaagtttgagtttttatgTTAGTCACCTATTAATAAATGGGTTAACCTGAACCCAAACCTATTTAACCCACACATGTTTATGACCTCACCAcaagaaataaggttattagtgatggttttaaatcgtcactaataatcaaaaaactgtcactaatagtattagtcacggttttatcagtattagcgacgattttaaaTTTTGTC
The sequence above is a segment of the Malania oleifera isolate guangnan ecotype guangnan chromosome 8, ASM2987363v1, whole genome shotgun sequence genome. Coding sequences within it:
- the LOC131162541 gene encoding protein PHOSPHATE-INDUCED 1-like, whose amino-acid sequence is MATFVSTLFLLQLFLFVSLLHFTTAARQLPGSAQDPTLAFRYHNGPLLTGPLSVNLIWYGHFKPPQRAIVSDFLASLSSPQPPKAQPSVSTWWNTVQKYYRLLNSKKPSSVSLSLGGQILDETYSVGKSLTTQQIERLAAKGEQKNAINVVLTASDVAVEGFCSSSCGRHGSSQSSRTRDGKSSRFAYIWVGNSETQCPGQCAWPFHQPIYGPQTPALLSPNNDVGLDGMVINLASLLAATATNPYGNGYFQGVTGAPLEAGSACSGIYGKGAYPGYAGSLLLDNAGASYNAHGANGRKYLLPALFDPSTSSCSALV